One genomic window of Conger conger chromosome 9, fConCon1.1, whole genome shotgun sequence includes the following:
- the LOC133136219 gene encoding leucine zipper transcription factor-like protein 1 isoform X1: MAELGFNEHHQNEVINYMRFARSKRALRLKTIDSCFQDLKESRLTEETFTVDEVTDLLEGLRAVVRGEVETELINTAHTNVLLLRQLFSQAEKFYLKLQTDASELENRDLLEQVAELEKAEFKSTNRKATQESSKPKLAPLNEGGVSELLNKEISRLQEENDKLKSRLRMIESQATSALDEKCKMEQALKDLQRVQGDQQWAVRSQEIDSLEQSVATLKANFQDALSTSSATQKDLQHNLVSAKHDLLRLQDQLTEAERELEKKFQQTAAYRNMKEMLTKKNEQIKEIRKRLQKYEPDE; encoded by the exons atg GCTGAGCTGGGTTTCAATGAACACCACCAAAATGAGGTGATCAACTACATGCGCTTTGCACGCTCCAAGAGGGCTTTGAGACTGAAGACCATTGACTCCTGTTTCCAGGACCTCAAAGAGAGCAG gctgacggaggagacCTTCACGGTGGACGAGGTGACGGATCTGCTGGAGGGGCTGCGGGCGGTGGTGCGGGGCGAGGTGGAGACGGAGCTCATCAACACGGCCCACACCAACGTGCTGCTCCTGCGTCAGCTCTTCTCCCAGGCCGAGAAGTTCTACCTCAAGCTTCAGACGGACGCCTCCGAGCTGGAGAACAG GGACCTGTTAGAGCAGGTGGCAGAGTTGGAGAAAGCAGAGTTTAAAAGCACCAACAGAAAG GCAACTCAGGAGTCCAGCAAACCAAAACTGGCCCCTTTGAATGAAGGAGGGGTGTCTGAGCTTCTCAACAAG GAGATTTCCCGGCTCCAAGAGGAGAACGATAAGCTGAAGTCCAGGCTTCGCATGATAGAGTCACAG gCTACGAGTGCATTAGATGAGAAGTGTAAAATGGAACAGGCCCTGAAGGACCTACAGAGGGTCCAGGGAGACCAgcag TGGGCGGTGCGGTCCCAGGAGATTGACAGCCTGGAGCAGTCGGTGGCCACGCTGAAAGCCAACTTCCAGGACGCCCTGAGCACCAGCTCCGCCACGCAGAAGGACCTGCAGCACAACCTGGTCTCCGCCAAACACGACCTGCTGCGCCTGCAGGACCAGCTGACTGAGGCTGAGAGG GAGTTGGAGAAGAAGTTCCAGCAGACGGCTGCCTATCGCAACATGAAGGAGATGTTGACCAAGAAGAACGAGCAGATAAAGGAGATCAGGAAGCGGTTGCAGAA GTATGAGCCGGATGAGTGA
- the LOC133136219 gene encoding leucine zipper transcription factor-like protein 1 isoform X2, giving the protein MAELGFNEHHQNEVINYMRFARSKRALRLKTIDSCFQDLKESRLTEETFTVDEVTDLLEGLRAVVRGEVETELINTAHTNVLLLRQLFSQAEKFYLKLQTDASELENRDLLEQVAELEKAEFKSTNRKATQESSKPKLAPLNEGGVSELLNKEISRLQEENDKLKSRLRMIESQATSALDEKCKMEQALKDLQRVQGDQQEIDSLEQSVATLKANFQDALSTSSATQKDLQHNLVSAKHDLLRLQDQLTEAERELEKKFQQTAAYRNMKEMLTKKNEQIKEIRKRLQKYEPDE; this is encoded by the exons atg GCTGAGCTGGGTTTCAATGAACACCACCAAAATGAGGTGATCAACTACATGCGCTTTGCACGCTCCAAGAGGGCTTTGAGACTGAAGACCATTGACTCCTGTTTCCAGGACCTCAAAGAGAGCAG gctgacggaggagacCTTCACGGTGGACGAGGTGACGGATCTGCTGGAGGGGCTGCGGGCGGTGGTGCGGGGCGAGGTGGAGACGGAGCTCATCAACACGGCCCACACCAACGTGCTGCTCCTGCGTCAGCTCTTCTCCCAGGCCGAGAAGTTCTACCTCAAGCTTCAGACGGACGCCTCCGAGCTGGAGAACAG GGACCTGTTAGAGCAGGTGGCAGAGTTGGAGAAAGCAGAGTTTAAAAGCACCAACAGAAAG GCAACTCAGGAGTCCAGCAAACCAAAACTGGCCCCTTTGAATGAAGGAGGGGTGTCTGAGCTTCTCAACAAG GAGATTTCCCGGCTCCAAGAGGAGAACGATAAGCTGAAGTCCAGGCTTCGCATGATAGAGTCACAG gCTACGAGTGCATTAGATGAGAAGTGTAAAATGGAACAGGCCCTGAAGGACCTACAGAGGGTCCAGGGAGACCAgcag GAGATTGACAGCCTGGAGCAGTCGGTGGCCACGCTGAAAGCCAACTTCCAGGACGCCCTGAGCACCAGCTCCGCCACGCAGAAGGACCTGCAGCACAACCTGGTCTCCGCCAAACACGACCTGCTGCGCCTGCAGGACCAGCTGACTGAGGCTGAGAGG GAGTTGGAGAAGAAGTTCCAGCAGACGGCTGCCTATCGCAACATGAAGGAGATGTTGACCAAGAAGAACGAGCAGATAAAGGAGATCAGGAAGCGGTTGCAGAA GTATGAGCCGGATGAGTGA